In Oncorhynchus tshawytscha isolate Ot180627B linkage group LG28, Otsh_v2.0, whole genome shotgun sequence, a genomic segment contains:
- the LOC112226620 gene encoding signal-transducing adaptor protein 1-like isoform X1, with amino-acid sequence MEYGRGEKYGVVSVVSPAELCGLWCCMIMTLPGHSWEGGDGGNVEQRHTHRPDIWAGVQVHSVEGRITWPQIDNSCGADSSPETWDHYWAKISRRLWTCLCGNTLFFFNNAKDTHYVEKMDLSGFVSLKDDCSRDRNLEAARLILRMKDGETKLTVANLEARELWKGFLQSVVDLSVPSCLTLLPGQVQMLREVVDRERNRRRAARTPTRAPPSPLSVPLLGEIPSCFRPVSRTEAEVLLERHPDCGNMLLRPGRDGSSLAVTTRQDLNGSVFRHYRVTQREQGGYVIDVENPIPCATLHDVIDALVEKTAGTLQPFLLEEPYEENITFVSSNEENGERILHCAPSSPLPKAPALPPKQERWKPLPRSPAPDRRILSAVTSPVPSSPSSPMRRLVLSPSPLLAQSLTEELKMKLEKRRTSQD; translated from the exons ATGGagtatgggagaggagagaagtatgGGGTTGTGTCAGTGGTCAGCCCAGCTGAGCTGTGTGGGTTGTGGTGCTGCATGATAATGACACTGCCTGGGCACAGCtgggagggaggtgatggggggAATGtggaacaaagacacacacacagaccagatattTGGGCTGGGGTTCAGGTGCACTCTGTTGAAGGGAGGATCACATGGCCACAGATTGACAACAGCTGTGGTGCAGATTCATCCCCTGAGACCTGGGATCACTATTGGGCcaaa ATCTCTCGGCGGCTGTGGACCTGTCTGTGTGGGAACACCCTCTTCTTCTTTAATAATGCCAAGGACACTCAC TATGTGGAGAAGATGGATCTCAGTGGCTTTGTCTCACTCAAAGATGACTGCAGCCGAGACAGAAACCTGGAGGCAGCTAGACTCATACTGCGCATGAAGGATGGCGAGACAAAACTCACC GTTGCCAATCTAGAGGCTCGAGAGCTATGGAAGGGCTTCCTCCAATCTGTCGTAGAT CTGAGTGTGCCTAGCTGTCTGACGTTGCTGCCGGGGCAGGTACAGATGCTGAGAGAGGTGGTGGACCGAGAAAGGAACAGACGCAGAGCAGCACGCACCCCCACCCgcgctcccccctcccccctatcAGTACCTCTACTAGGGGAGATCCCATC GTGTTTCCGGCCTGTGTCGAGGACTGAGGCAGAAGTTCTGTTAGAGAGACATCCAGACTGTGGCAACATGCTGCTGAGGCCCGGCAGAGACGGATCTTCGTTGGCTGTCACCACCCGCCAGGATCTCAACGG gtcagtgTTCAGACACTATCGTGTGActcagagagagcagggaggataTGTGATAGATGTTGAGAACCCA ATTCCCTGTGCTACGCTTCATGATGTCATCGATGCGCTGGTGGAGAAGACAGCAGGAACCCTTCAGCCCTTTCTTCTGGAGGAACCTTATGAGGAGAACATCA CGTTTGTTTCGTCCAatgaagagaatggagagagaatatTACACTGTGCCCCTTCCAGCCCACTACCCAAAGCCCCCGCCCTACCCCCCAAACAAG AGCGATGGAAACCCCTACCCAGGTCTCCCGCTCCCGACCGCCGTATTCTGTCAGCTGTGACATCACCAGTTCCGTCATCACCCAGCAGCCCAATGAGACGgcttgttctctccccctcccccctcctcgcACAAA gCCTCACAGAGGAGCTCAAAATGAAACTGGAGAAGAGACGGACCAGTCAGGATTGA
- the LOC112226620 gene encoding signal-transducing adaptor protein 2-like isoform X2, with translation MPSQPAILMAAAPVKQRSGTRAQLPPCYYEGYLEKRGPKEKISRRLWTCLCGNTLFFFNNAKDTHYVEKMDLSGFVSLKDDCSRDRNLEAARLILRMKDGETKLTVANLEARELWKGFLQSVVDLSVPSCLTLLPGQVQMLREVVDRERNRRRAARTPTRAPPSPLSVPLLGEIPSCFRPVSRTEAEVLLERHPDCGNMLLRPGRDGSSLAVTTRQDLNGSVFRHYRVTQREQGGYVIDVENPIPCATLHDVIDALVEKTAGTLQPFLLEEPYEENITFVSSNEENGERILHCAPSSPLPKAPALPPKQERWKPLPRSPAPDRRILSAVTSPVPSSPSSPMRRLVLSPSPLLAQSLTEELKMKLEKRRTSQD, from the exons ATGCCCAGCCAGCCTGCGATACTCATGGCGGCTGCACCAGTCAAACAGCGCTCGGGAACGAGGGCTCAGCTCCCTCCCTGCTACTACGAAGGATACCTGGAAAAACGGGGACCGAAAGAAAAG ATCTCTCGGCGGCTGTGGACCTGTCTGTGTGGGAACACCCTCTTCTTCTTTAATAATGCCAAGGACACTCAC TATGTGGAGAAGATGGATCTCAGTGGCTTTGTCTCACTCAAAGATGACTGCAGCCGAGACAGAAACCTGGAGGCAGCTAGACTCATACTGCGCATGAAGGATGGCGAGACAAAACTCACC GTTGCCAATCTAGAGGCTCGAGAGCTATGGAAGGGCTTCCTCCAATCTGTCGTAGAT CTGAGTGTGCCTAGCTGTCTGACGTTGCTGCCGGGGCAGGTACAGATGCTGAGAGAGGTGGTGGACCGAGAAAGGAACAGACGCAGAGCAGCACGCACCCCCACCCgcgctcccccctcccccctatcAGTACCTCTACTAGGGGAGATCCCATC GTGTTTCCGGCCTGTGTCGAGGACTGAGGCAGAAGTTCTGTTAGAGAGACATCCAGACTGTGGCAACATGCTGCTGAGGCCCGGCAGAGACGGATCTTCGTTGGCTGTCACCACCCGCCAGGATCTCAACGG gtcagtgTTCAGACACTATCGTGTGActcagagagagcagggaggataTGTGATAGATGTTGAGAACCCA ATTCCCTGTGCTACGCTTCATGATGTCATCGATGCGCTGGTGGAGAAGACAGCAGGAACCCTTCAGCCCTTTCTTCTGGAGGAACCTTATGAGGAGAACATCA CGTTTGTTTCGTCCAatgaagagaatggagagagaatatTACACTGTGCCCCTTCCAGCCCACTACCCAAAGCCCCCGCCCTACCCCCCAAACAAG AGCGATGGAAACCCCTACCCAGGTCTCCCGCTCCCGACCGCCGTATTCTGTCAGCTGTGACATCACCAGTTCCGTCATCACCCAGCAGCCCAATGAGACGgcttgttctctccccctcccccctcctcgcACAAA gCCTCACAGAGGAGCTCAAAATGAAACTGGAGAAGAGACGGACCAGTCAGGATTGA
- the LOC112226641 gene encoding cactin-like yields MGPKKHRRSRSGSRSRNRDRNRSKISRSRSPEEKRGRSRSIDRNIKTRRIARSESGNSNSSGGSTRRQGQRPRSRDHPGSRSDSDSDKRRKLKGKSKDRSRSDSDDPKGRKKREKKKSRREDKGEKMIGRSQSQSDSGSSADRKRSRDGGNNDRERRWRSADRGSRSPSRERERQMRERTRDRERMRSRDKEPSRCKEKSRERSSRRSEDRGRREISRGKDQRDKERNRRRSGSSDSSKSSGSDGGARGGSPGSGEAGPSVRDEKKNQREMLKALETPEEKRARRLAKKEAKERKKREKMGWSEEYMGYTNADNPFGDNNLLGTFKWQKALDRKGIGHLGEKDLKDRNKRIQEENRRELQKVKQLRLEREREKAMRETELEMLQREKEAEHFKTWAEQEDNFHLHQAKLRSKIRIRDGRAKPIDLLAKYISAEDDDLAVEMHEPYTFLNGLTVTDMDDLLEDIKVYMELEQGKNVDFWRDMTTITEDEISKLRKLEASGKGPGDRRDGINTSVSTDVQIVFKGKTYSQLQALNLNIETKIRAGGSNLDIGYWESLMQQVRVFMGRARLRERHQDVLRQKLFKLKQEQGVESEPLFPIIKEEPEDEAVTESEKDTPSGVPGPSSSSPSINQKRDAEEKDEQVAGPSTEGDGEKEGDGEEKGEVVEAVLTEEDLIQQSQAEYDSGRYSPTLLLPSELPLDTHTITPDEDTHKLHLSRRQLAVTGDANENAEDEFVRRAKQGMGGDEAQFSVELPLTGKMYLWADKYRPRKPRFFNRVHTGFEWNKYNQTHYDFDNPPPKIVQGYKFNIFYPDLINKRSTPQYFLEPSPDNKDFGVLRFHAGPPYEDIAFKIVNREWEYSHRHGFRCQFANGIFQLWFHFKRYRYRR; encoded by the exons ATGGGTCCAAAAAAGCATCGTCGGTCCCGTTCTGGCTCTCGTAGTCGGAACCGGGATCGAAACAGGTCCAAAATAAGCAGATCACGATCACCCGAAGAGAAGAGAGGCCGGAGTCGGTCCATTGATCGAAACATAAAAACCCGGAGAATTGCGCGTTCTGAGAGCGGAAACTCGAACAGCAGTGGTGGATCTACGAGGCGACAAGGACAGCGGCCCCGTAGCAGAGACCATCCCGGATCGAGAAGCGACTCAGACAGCGACAAGAGACGTAAACTGAAGGGCAAATCAAAAGACAGATCCAG GTCTGACTCAGATGATCCAAAgggaaggaagaaaagagagaaaaagaagagcaGAAGAGAAGACAAAGGAGAGAAGATGATTGGCAGGAGCCAGTCCCAGTCCGACTCAGGGTCTAGTGCAGACCGGAAGAGATCGAGGGACGGGGGGAACAATGAccgggagaggagatggaggagtgcAGACAGAGGGAGTAGAAGCCCCAGCAGAGAAAGGGAACGACAGATgcgggagagaacgagagacagggagagaatgagaagcCGAGACAAGGAGCCTAGCCGATGTAAGGAGAAAAGTCGAGAAAGAAGCAGCCGGAGGAGTGAAGACcgagggaggagagaaataagCAGAGGGAAGGACCAAAGGGACAAAGAGCGTAATAGACGTCGCTCTGGATCCTCTGACTCGTCTAAGAGCTCTGGGTCGGATGGCGGGGCCCGTGGAGGCAGCCCGGGGTCTGGAGAGGCCGGTCCCTCGGTACGAGATGAGAAGAAGAACCAGAGAGAGATGCTGAAGGCCCTGGAGACcccagaggagaagagggccAGACGACTGGCCAAGAAGGAGGccaaggagaggaagaagagagaaaagatGGGCTGGAGTGAGGAGTACATGGGCTATACCAATGCAGACAACCCCTTCGGAGACAACAACCTGCTGGGCACCTTCAAATGGCAGAAG GCTCTGGACAGGAAGGGCATTGGCCATCTGGGTGAGAAGGACCTGAAGGACAGGAACAAACGTATCCAGGAGGAGAATCGCAGAGAACTGCAGAAG GTGAAGCAGCTGcgtctggagagggagagggagaaggccaTGAGAGAGACCGAGCTGGAGatgctgcagagagagaaggaggcagaGCATTTCAAAACCTGGGCGGAACAAGAGGACAACTTTCACTTGCACCAGGCCAAGCTACG GTCTAAGATCCGTATCCGTGACGGCCGTGCTAAGCCCATAGACCTTTTGGCTAAGTACATCAGTGCTGAGGATGACGACCTGGCTGTGGAGATGCACGAACCTTACACCTTCCTCAACGGACTCACCGTCACTGACATGGACGACCTGCTTGAAGatatcaag GTATACATGGAGCTGGAGCAGGGGAAGAATGTAGACTTCTGGAGGGATATGACCACCATCACAGAGGATGAGATCAGCAAGCTCCGGAAACTGGAGGCATCTGGAAAAGGCCCAG gTGACCGTCGTGATGGCATTAACACGTCAGTGAGCACCGATGTTCAGATAGTGTTTAAGGGAAAGACGTACAGCCAGCTCCAGGCGCTGAACCTCAACATCGAGACTAAGATCCGAGCTGGGGGATCCAACCTGGACATAGGCTACTGGGAGAGCTTGATGCAGCAAGTCAGGGTCTTCATGGGCCGAGCACG GTTGAGAGAGAGGCACCAGGACGTGTTGCGTCAGAAGCTGTTCAAGCTGAAACAGGAGCAGGGAGTGGAGAGTGAGCCTCTCTTCCCGATCATCAAAGAGGAGCCTGAGGACGAGGCTGT AACCGAGAGCGAGAAAGACACTCCCTCAGGGGTGCCtggaccctcctcttcctccccttccatcAATCAAAAGAGAGATGCAGAGGAGAAGGATGAGCAAGTGGCGGGCCCATCcacggagggagacggagagaaagagggggatggagaggagaagggtgAGGTGGTAGAGGCTGTTCTGACAGAGGAGGATTTGATCCAGCAGAGCCAGGCAGAGTATGACTCTGGCCGCTACAGTCCCACACTGCTGCTTCCCTCAGAGCTACcgctggacacacacaccatcacacctgacgaagacacacacaaactacacctCTCACGCAGACAGCTCGCCGTCACAG GTGATGCCAATGAGAATGCAGAGGATGAGTTTGTGCGTCGCGCCAAACAGGGCATGGGCGGGGACGAGGCTCAGTTTAGCGTAGAGCTTCCCCTCACAGGGAAGATGTACCTGTGGGCTGATAAATACCGTCCCCGGAAACCTCGCTTCTTCAACAGGGTCCACACAGGCTTCGAGTGGAACAAATATAACCAGACCCATTACGACTTCGACAACCCTCCGCCTAAGATCGTCCAGGGCTACAAGTTCAACATCTTCTACCCGGACCTGATCAACAAACGTTCCACACCGCAGTACTTCCTAGAACCCAGTCCCGACAACAAGGACTTTGGGGTTCTGCGGTTCCATGCGGGCCCGCCATATGAGGACATTGCCTTTAAGATCGTTAACCGCGAGTGGGAGTACTCTCACCGCCACGGGTTCCGTTGTCAGTTCGCCAACGGGATCTTCCAGCTGTGGTTCCACTTCAAGAGGTACCGCTACAGAAGATAG
- the LOC112226629 gene encoding ubiquitin-conjugating enzyme E2 R1, whose amino-acid sequence MAQHGPTHVASSQKALMLEMKSLQEEPVEGFRITLVDEADLYNWEVAIFGPPNTHYEGGYFKARIKFPIDYPYSPPAFRFLTKMWHPNIYENGDVCISILHPPVDDPQSGELPSERWNPTQNVRTILLSVISLLNEPNTFSPANVDASVMYRKWRDSKGKDREYAEIIRKQVLATKAEAERDGVKVPTTLAEYCVRTRAPPPDEGSDLFYDDYYDDEDLEDEDDCCYDEDDSGTEES is encoded by the exons ATGGCGCAACATGGTCCTACTCACGTAGCAAGCTCACAGAAAGCATTAATGTTAGAAATGAAGAGCCTTCAAGAGGAGCCAGTCGAGGGCTTCAGAATAACATTGGTGGACGAGGCAGATTTATACAATTGGGAAGTGGCCATTTTTGGACCTCCTAACACTCACTATGAAGGAGGGTATTTCAAG GCTCGCATCAAATTCCCCATTGACTACCCCTATTCACCACCTGCTTTCCGTTTTCTCACCAAGATGTGGCACCCCAACATCTATGAG AATGGGGACGTGTGTATATCCATTCTGCACCCTCCAGTTGATGACCCTCAGAGTGGAGAGCTGCCCTCTGAGAGGTGGAACCCTACCCAGAATGTTAG GACCATCCTTCTGAGTGTCATCTCTCTGCTGAACGAGCCCAACACCTTCTCCCCGGCCAATGTGGATGCCTCCGTCATGTACCGCAAGtggagagacagcaagggcaagGACAGAGAGTACGCAGAGATCATTCG gaAGCAGGTGTTGGCCACTAAGGCTGAGGCGGAACGCGACGGGGTGAAGGTCCCCACCACACTGGCCGAATACTGTGTCCGCACTCGCGCCCCGCCACCTGACGAGGGCTCTGACCTCTTCTATGACGATTACTATGACGACGAGGATCTGGAGGATGAAGACGACTGCTGCTACGATGAAGATGACTCTGGGACAGAGGAGTCGTGA